ATCCTTGCCCCTCTATTAGCAGAAGTGATAAACAAATCTTTTGCATTTGGTATTTTTCCCGCTGCAATGAAAATTGCTAAGGTATacccaaaactaaaaaaaggatcCTCAACCGAAATGAGTAATTACCGTCCCATTTCTAACCTcccaactttttcaaaaattgttgagAAAATCGTTTTAAGGAGACTCCTGgaccatttaaataaattcaacctTCTCCCTGAAAATCAGCATGGCTTTCTGAAGGAGAGATCAACCACCACCGCCCTAATTGCTCTTTCTGGATATATCATAGACCAAATTGATAACAACAAGTACACCACAGCTACACTTCTTGACtacagtaaggcctttgattgcctgGGACATCAAATTATTCTGAACAAACTCAAGAACCTAGGAATAGAGGGTATCACGCTTTGCTGGTTTAAGAGCTATCTTGAAGGACGATCCCAACTGGTTGAGGTAAAGCACACATCAAGACACGTAACCCAGACTGTCAGGTCAAAGTGTCTCCCTACTACAAGGGGAGTCCCACAAGGCTCAGTGTTAGGTCCAGTACTGTTCATCCTTTTAACATACGACTTCCCCAACTACATCAATGACTACAGTACTGCAGTCATGTACGCCGACGATACTACCTTACTTTGCAAAGGTAACACAGCTGAAGAACTTAGTGTAAATGCGTACATATCCTTAAATATGACATATGACTACTGTGCATCAAATGACCTAGCAGCAAACCCACAAAAGACAAAGCAGATAAATTTTGGGAGGAGGAGAGGGCAAATCCCAGTTCTACCTGATGTCTCCCTCGAAGAAGAAAGCAAACTATTGGGCCTCACACTAGATGCAAACCTGACCTGGGGACCACACATAAATGAGCTGTGCAAAAAACTGAACTCTGCTGTCTATGTGGTGAGAAGACTAAAACAGATAAGCTCCACAGATGTAGCTAAGGTAGCATACCACTCACTTCTGGAGACTCATCTTAGGTATGGGATTGCAATATGGGGGGCCACCTCTGTTGCAAATCTAAACAGAGTGCTCATTATTCAGAAAACAGCAATAAGATCGCTAGCTGAACTAGATTGGCAAGcaagctgcagagaagctttcAAGCAGCTAAAAATTAAAACCGTCATTGCTATCTACATCCAAGAAGTGATACTTCTGGTTGATAAAAATGGTCTTCCCAGAGAAACTAAAACCCATAGCCATAACACCAGAAGCACATCAAGAATCCCTATTCCACGACACAGAACAATGCTTTTTGAAAAGAAACCAACCTACATCGGGACAAAACTGTACAATCTTCTGCCGGATGACATCAGAGCACTAACGGGAGCTGCCCTGGGACACAGACTGGACACCTGGCTAACGGATCAACCCTTGTACTCTATTCAAGAATTCTACACTCTTGTCGGAGCATAGCCTGACAccattgtattgcattgtattataACATTCTATGTAATTGACGCCATTACTTTTCTTgacgaaaatgtaaataaagatttattgattgattgattgatacaAAGCTTAGTTTGTATATGCAGTGGAAAATAGAGTAGACAGCAAGCGCATGCTGAGTTTCAGGACCAAACCATTAATGCAAGTCTATGATGAGTGGGTAGATTACTGActtcttttaatattatgtactgaacattcaagatgttttgaaaatgttaaactaatatttgttttCCAATACAATACACTCATAGAATGTataatagaaaatagttaaaaattgtaGCCTTAAGTAGTAAACAGATTAAAAATGAAGTGgaggttttatttataaaaaattcacttCCCAAACAGCACtcatattattacaaacatttgtttacttgaaatttattttattaattttttggagGAGAGGAACGAAATGAAAATCTCAACTGCAATTAAAACCTAAAAGATTTTTCCTATGTGACTTTTCAAGTAAGAGGATATTCAAGATGAGCGTCGAGAAATATGCCTGCCTCACGAAATCTACGAAAACAGCCATTGCGGGAAGGAACTGTTTTAGCAATTTTCAGTAAACAGATTTTAAACCAAAGTAGTTTTGGTTCAACATACTTTGACTAAAGATGGCATTCCACAGGCCAAACAATTCAAGAAATTGATTTTGTTAACAATGTTTCAACCCAGAGTGAACCAGAAAACCTATACTGTTGTCATGACACCGGTTACATTAGTCTAAGAACTGAGAACTTATTACATACTCTATGTGATGGGAATAATCTcccctaaaaaaaatattcaagtgAGTACCGGATGTTGGATGCTACTCTTCCTGCTGTTGCTACGAATGCCAGAATCCTTCCTACTGTTCATCGAGGGACAGACGCTCTTCTGGTCATCTTTAAGCATAACAGTTGGAATCTGTAATCAAAAACAATGCcaatgagtaaaattattatttcatacccTTTCATAGatatctaattttttatgtattttcccCTGTTAACCCCATCATGTGAATTGCATTTTTTTCAAGTTCATGAAAAACAAGGAGGGGTTAAAAGAGTTAACCCTTAAAGCACTGAAGAATATTTGGTCTCAGTTCAATTAGCGtgcatttagattttttaaactcTGTTTTTGGTGAAGTTAAATATATTGTCTATTTCTTGGAAGAAGAAATACCACACAATTTTTTTGAAAGCTCTACTAGTTTTACATGTAGACACTGTAGAATTATATGCGCATGCCCCACCTCACATCGTGGGATGAAAAATAGattttactgaaataatgaaACAGGAATAGCATTggttattttattggtttttcacACAGTCCAATTTGCTTCCCGATGTTACGTTAAATCAATGAATTTACACATTCACAGCATATTAAATTTGTGAATTATAATTTACCCAAAGAACTAAAATAAGACAATACGGTAATTCATGTATGCCACATTTACCacaattccaaaaaaaaaaaataaataaatgttatactttaaaatgtttgttttggttGGTGAATAAGTTTTGAAGatgtttaaaatgtacatttggtTGTACAATAAGAATATaagttcttattttataaatatatatttttttattcaaaatgggTCGGATTTTGCTAATTAATATGTGGTACGAGTAGCACAGCATGTGTAGTATAGTACAGCatgatttcaatttgtttatatttctttaaaaacattcgACACTTGCatagttatatttgtttgtaattacacttgtttaaaaacataatgggacgtttgccattgttatatgttacaaaataaattacactacaTTTCGAGTACTGGAATCtaacctcttcctcaggtgtaaaaaacttaatacaaaaacatgtacTTTAAACCTACAACAGTGGCAATTAACTGCTActcaaaaataatgttcatatgtattcaaattcaaattcaaattcaaaatttctttattcagccatgtaacagattacaagaatagcgtcacaataaatctcaatataaatttataattgctatattaaaacataaaaatcagtttgacactcactgaaaaagtaagatttggctatgtagccttctacagagtaagttaaaacaatttttaaatcaagacagttattagttaaggtaattattaggtaatttaaggggattttatacatttctaaacatacccaacaatacttaaatgttacttacatattgaaacaaaaaaagtcttcaaaagaatacaaggataatgttaataaataatttttaagtagttttttgaaattttcataattttgctcattttgaatattgagaggaaggttaaacaaaaattttgtgccAATGAAAccagttttcttttcataaaacttcagccTATGTTGTTCCACATATCTGCTACGTCTTAAATTATGatcatgatgatttaaaatactaattgggttgttgtatttttttacgtataaaacagtttcataaatgtatagatcatatacagttaaaatttgaagttgagaaaagtatggtttcactgtatctctttgttttaggttaaaaattattcttagagcttttttttgttgtaataagattctGTCCAGATTTCTTTTAGTTGTGGCTCCGTATATTCctatattgtaagacatatggGAATTTACCATAGCAAAGTAGATGGCTTTCAATGTCTCAATGCTACACACCCTTGACATTTGGCGTAAAGCAAATAGACCGGAGGACATTTTTTTTACCACATAATCAACATGTTTCTCCCAACCCAAATTCCGATCTAATATTATTCCAAGAAACTTTGTATTGTCTACttgattcaattttgaattttctaaatatatgttaggCTCAAATTGTAATCTTGATTGTTTAGTACTGAacgatacaaaatttgatttatttgggtTTAGCAAGAGATTCTTGGAACTCAGGAAATCTTTAAcagttaaaaggtttaaaaaagacaaaaGCTCAATGTCTTCCTGTTTATTACCTGAAACCGTAATACTTGCATCATCAGCATAAAGGCATATTGAGCCTCCACCTGGAACCGTCCCAGGGAGCCCCTTtaaataacagagaaataaaagagggcccaggatagaaccttgaggaacgccattgtttaactattttaaattttgaaaaaataggttctaatgtaattatattgactTTCCAGACAATGTGTAAAAATGTGTTGGTCTTTGAGTACACTGCTGTCTATTCTTCAAATTTGACCTAAACCAATTGTATTCCTttccttttatattaaaatcactaaGGACATTTAGCAATACCATCATGTGACACACTGTCGACATGCTTTGGTAagatcaagaaaaaaataaaaaaaaaaaaaagaaaaaaaaaaattccaataacTTTATCATTTCGCTGTCAATTGAGTCTATAATCGATTCAATAAAGATTTAACCACTTGCTGTAGCGGGTGGATCTGCCTGGTCGAAAACCATGTTCGCTCGTTATCAAAGTAACTGATTTAGttccaaatatttacataagCTGGTTTTAATACTACTTTGTTCATTAACCGATTGAGAATACGTGCGTGAACAATGATATAGGTCTGAAACTTGATGGCGTCATTTGTGTTTCCTTTTTTATGAAGAGGTATTAACCTTAGGCAATTTTTAATTGACATgggaaaaaaaacagaaattaatgaATGAAGAATAATGTGCGTGAGGGGCCTGGAGATGGGGCGGGAACGATTTGTGTTCTACCAAAGTCATTGGGAAAGGGGGGGGAACAGGAAAATAAATATGCGGCTGGTACTATAGGATATCTGTGGCGTCAATCAAATAcctgttgaaaattttatttttaaaagtaataacattttttttaactgcatCCTTCATTAAACAGAATTCAAAAGTGAATTTTCTTGAACTTTGTGTGTTTTAAAGGACAACTCACTGTACAATTTTTAGGTTGGATGTTTGGAATTACTAAATTTTCTACAGCATGTACGAaataaagtcattaaaaatattgctgacaaGTTTTTGGCCTCTGATACAGTTTTGCCCTCTACAACAATATCGTATATTGTTCATTGTTTTTACGTAGTCGTTGTCAACTTCAGATTTTATTAATATGCCATGTAGATTTTGATTGTATTTGtagaattcattattttactcatccaaaaactgttttttttcattatcaaTTTGCAATTTAACTTCtctttttaactgtttaattttctgttttaaaaactcGGTTTTCAGCAATCTATACTCTTTTTCAAGTTTCacaatttcatcatttttaatttttacatcattTGAAATCCatctaacattgttatttttttctattgttagTAGTTTGGGAAAGCTAGTTTCAAAGGCataagcaaatttacaataaaaaacatcgTATTTAGTTTCAACAGTAGCTTGATAAACATCTAACCAATTTTCGTGTGccagaagtttaaaaaataaatctgtgttagcCTTCGTAAATTTCCTacagtattttttagttttatgaccAAACTCATTTTCCAAACCATAAATTTCCAACAACTGTCCATCATGGTCTGATAAGTGTGTTATTATACccgatatttttaactttttacatttaatgttagtGATAAAGTTATCTATTGCAGTTTCAGATTCAGATGTAACTCGGGTAGGAAAATCTACTTTATACTCGAGATCATAAGaacgtaaaatattaacaaaggcATTATAAGTTTTAtccttattcaaaacatttatgtttaagtcACCTGCAATaaggatatttttgtattttttgcacAATAAATCACAAaggaaatcaaatttataaaaaaaagattcaaGTAAGCATTGTTGGGGGGATCTGTATATACATACCAAGataaatgaaaatgtgtttacagTTATTTCTGATAAACAGCATTCCAATTCTTTCTCCACCAAAAGATTTTGTATGGCAGGAATTGATACTTTTTTACTCTTGATGcaatttttaactaatatcaATACACCACCGCCCAATGAATGACATCTACTAAAAAAGGAacactttttgtaattttgtacatttaaataagtaatttctgTTTCGGTCATTTTATGTTCAGATATTGCGACAATATCAGGTTGAATTTCCtctagattaatttttaatatgtttaggcGTGATGATAAATGTTGAACATTGTGATGTAGTATTTTAAGAGATTGAAGTTGAGTGCCGTTtagattattgtttaaattgtaatagtcATTACCAAAAGtattattgctattgttattaaaatacattgagtTTAAATTGGTCTCTACCTTATTAACATCTATACTAAGATTATTATAAACAGATGCAGAAGCGTCTTCATTgtcataaaacattagtttaaaccTAAAGGAGAAGAACATAAATCAATAACACTAGATTGCCCATGAATTTTTCCACTTTCACTGGCCACTTCTTCTAACATATCTAATGGTGGATCTGCACTGCAGTCCAAAGGTGTCTCAGTCGGTGAAGTAGTTTccaatgttattatattaatttttataaaccctTGCAGCGGGCAGTAGAATAGTTCAAAGAAAATTCCTTGTTGCAGGGTTAATAACTTATATTCCAATAATCACCTTAATTGAGTTGGTTGATTCGATATCTTATTTGGTGGatcgttttacaaaaaatatttttttctcagatgTCTAATCTACTTACCATATCAATTGGGTGTTGTGGTCCCAGTAGTTCTTGAGTGACATCTTGCCCATCTGTAggaattaattacaattacttacaatCAAATCTACAAGTATTAAACTGTCTAAATCATAAGATAAAAAAGATAGTGTTTTATAAGTAGTGTTACACAATGATATTGTTAAATctgtatttgtataaattaacagTGTTGTAATATCactgatttgtattttattttaactctacaatatttcaaaaaaacaattatatacatttttgcttATTTAGAAGAATGGTTTCCTCCATTTTAGCTTCATCCAGTGTTATTATTAAGTTGCCGAAATATGATCAGTTAGATCTTTAGATGTAGGAAAATCTCTTTGACTCTTATCACATAAAAGAGAAAAACATCAtgttcaagaaaataaattataatattgactCAATCCATAAGTAAATCAGTTCCACTTTGACTAATTCAGAGTTATAAGATTTTGAGGTTTCGTACACAATAATTTCTTTAATGCGTTGCAAGATCTCTAGACCACATAACACAAAAGAAGTTTTGTACATCGTATCTACCTCGTCACTCCAAGTAAAAATGCTACTTCCGATTATATTTCTCCACTTTTACATTATCTTGTCAAGATTTACACATGATACTGTTACGAAATCAGAGGATCTCACAACAAACACAAGTGTTTATTAACCCTTTAAATGCTGATCACCTGTCCTAAAACGCTACGTGGggtatagttatattattttttacttttaaaagctattattatggttatgatttaataataaatgccttGCAAAACAGAAAATAACGCAAATTGAGTGTTTTTTTTGTAGTAGACCAAAAATGCATGAGTGTTTTGGGTCTGGTacacttatataataatacactGATCCCTTCAACTTCCACATAAGCTAACCacagttattttaaagttttactttaaagtaattttgCCAGTACATAAGTTCAGTTCtgtaaaaaaaacccaaaaataaaccATAGATTTTCACCTGAACTCTACTTTTGACTTTGTTTAATCTGATGGGAAAAAACAAGCCTAAGAATATAACGTTATTGTAAAGAAATTTGCTTGTGTTATTTATCTCtgataaccaataaaatatgttttatccaTCATTATATCAAAAGAATTTCcttctatgtttatttaaaaatacaaaaactaaacccTGTTAGTTAAAGATTACCTGGTGGACTGGTCGGAATCTTCTTGTAAACCCATTTAGGACTTGTCCGCTTCTTGGACAAAGACACAGAGCTTCTGTTGTCCACCGAGTACTCTTCCTTATTGGGTACTACATCCGGGTGATCACTTCCTTCCGTGTCGAGGATGCTGGGGAGGGACGCTGTCTTCCAGGAACTGGATATCTGGAGCACACGGTGTGATGGGGGAACGTGAGCGTGAGTAGGGCAGTGGTGGGGGAGGGGATGAGCGATGATCTCCGACGGTGGTGGACCAGACTGTTCCAATCGACAGGGCACAGATGATGTTTGGAGAAGCTGAAGGAGTTGTACTGTTCACCCTCTCGGGGAGAAGGGGTTCGGAGGTGAGAGGCTCTGGGAGCAGTTCAAGACTTCCTCCAGAGCCTCATTCCCTGGTTGATATGGATTGAGGATGGCGGTGGCTAGAGAAATAAGAATATCGATAGCAGGGCTGGACGGGGGAGGAGTGAGTTGGACTGGTAAGAAGGCACTGTCAAGCTACGCTTTGATAGGGTCCGTGTCAATTTTAACGTCCTTTCACAAAAGTATGTCCTTCAATCCTGTAAAAAGCATATTTTACTTGAATTAACAAACAAGCGCTAATCAGTGAGTTTGAAGTTTTAATCTACCGAATTTCAATTACAcctttaaggaccaaccgtctgatttatcgTCGGCGGCGTACCATTCGAAAAGGACCATGTCATCCTGATTTATCGCCGGAggactttcaatattttttaagagatattttttaatcttcttatatggaataaatatactaattttttctattccctgtatgtttcttactatgaataatcaaattttaaaaacgtctTCGGAATCATCATCTTgggtgaaaaaaaaatatttttacggtCATCGTTGCATTGGTAATGTTGTGCAGGGgatactttgggattataccgaccacacccagacatgaatcgttatttgacattttgcttctacagattactagattagcgtagaacaaatTTCGTCACTATAAAACCatgaattgtcttatcgcaaacccctccccagtcactcagacagaggtcaaagtcgaactggtctagtagataacgtgattgcagattctcagccgcccgttcagctggtgcgtcgctttgttgttcTTCCGTGTTTTATTAacccctacatttctacaaacaaaaaaactaaactctttattgaaaaaaacacaccaAAACCATgtttttatgtaccgtgcaaaaaacttaaataatcatgtgattgCCGCCACGGCCaagccgtaatcgggattctcgatgAAAAGAGATAACAGCCGACAACAAAACCGATCACAATCCCTGGAAACGCTTgatgattgatggaatgttagaaGATGGCATATACCgtaatctgaccccattaacaaatgataatcgttgtaaatgtttgtaaattttgtaattaaaggaGTTGTTTATTAGTTCTATCATGTTTGgtttctataaatgtaatattttttgtgttcttcataactggtgtggtcggtataaaaACCCCAAAGTACCGAACTAATATCCTTAGtagcctataaggttttgtaagttaggctaatgctgaaaagtgtgttttaaccagttgttacagaataatttaaataatttacaaactttatatttttttattcgcaGGGCTTTCAAAGTTTGTTAcagttatagataaatatatgtagaactaataaataccaATTCCCACAGATAATGTTAATCTTATTTTTTGGTAGTTATTTGAagataaaactcaatttttaaaattttttttcttttttttgattTGATacagataaatcaaattgttttttgctatataatgacttaaatatatttttttcacaatgaacagttatttaattataaacattttaagcctaaaaacaaatctgtacaaAAATTAAGCACTTGAAGAAATGATTTTTCTCTCTTCAAACGCTtgaaaaatcgcacatttttaaCCCTTGAACTGGCTgagtcatatttctctcagtggcagagtgttttagtacttcagacattgccttatatttattttagttattacatgtttactataaagtacctatcacttattatatatttctttattcagcattgttgcaaggaacatttttcacataatataattaaaacataaaaaatacctttACCCTACCTctttggaaaaaaattgtttttttagaaaaaagaaaagttttagtgtcaaagttgttgatttgttaaaattgtttgttgtaaGTGATACGTCAAAATCCAAAAAATACAAAAGgtagagcatttaattctgagtaaaaataaaacatacacatagtttataaggtatttattttttacatgttgtaaacgatacaaaaaatcatacactgacattcgaaagtgctacttaccaacaaaagtaagaacttcattcaaagctcacttggatttgtacaatcttgtaactaatagtttatattaattttctatttttttattttttattatataatttttaaattatgttctgattgaatgtcctaaatcggaatcctcatgcgttgcttatttcatgttacaactagttctcgaatgtccTCTTTAACGATCGCCGGAAATTTAACGATTCATTTATGTAACACGACGatgcacaaaaaacttactatagtTGTGGCAATATACACAATCATTAACAACCGACCTCAAACAAAACAATAAGCCGAGAAAAAACACCATGCCAGGTTGACGAAAtaaacaatagccgaatgaaccagtttgactcatcgctgcgcgcgcaactagcgcggTATGCGGGAGAATGTAAAACAAACAGTTTAGAGATTAGCAAAACAAATGGACGTGTAacaaaacgataaaattatttattagtgtattatttacataaattgaactttc
Above is a window of Homalodisca vitripennis isolate AUS2020 unplaced genomic scaffold, UT_GWSS_2.1 ScUCBcl_10177;HRSCAF=18940, whole genome shotgun sequence DNA encoding:
- the LOC124374795 gene encoding uncharacterized protein LOC124374795, with protein sequence MDSTGKREDWSISRRKDQRSFSMTSTFWKRGDLYQRSGPPPSEIIAHPLPHHCPTHAHVPPSHRVLQISSSWKTASLPSILDTEGSDHPDVVPNKEEYSVDNRSSVSLSKKRTSPKWVYKKIPTSPPDGQDVTQELLGPQHPIDMIPTVMLKDDQKSVCPSMNSRKDSGIRSNSRKSSIQHPFNPTNGSTPNDLLGHRVSGYYNL